One Pochonia chlamydosporia 170 chromosome 5, whole genome shotgun sequence DNA segment encodes these proteins:
- a CDS encoding ubiquitin-conjugating enzyme (similar to Metarhizium acridum CQMa 102 XP_007814227.1), with translation MAQSTAHRRLLQEYRALTNNPPEGITAGPISEDDLLHWECLIQGPEGTPFEGGVFPAELKFPKDYPLAPPTMKFLADMWHPNVYPSGLVCISILHAPGDDPNHYEHASERWSPIQSVEKILISVMSMLAEPNDESPANVEAAKMWRERRADYEKKVRDGVRRMLGL, from the exons ATGGCCCAATCCACCGcgcaccgccgcctcctccaagaaTACCGCGCCCTAACCAACAACCCCCCCGAAGGCATCACCGCCGGCCCCATCTCCGAAGACGACCTCCTCCACTGGGAATGTCTCATCCAAGGTCCCGAGGGGACACCCTTCGAAGGCGGCGTCTTCCCCGCTGAACTGAAATTCCCAAAGGACTACCCTCTTGCGCCGCCGACAATGAAGTTCCTAGCAGACATGTGGCATCCCAACG TGTACCCCAGCGGCTTGGTCTGCATCTCTATCCTCCACGCGCCGGGCGACGACCCAAACCACTACGAGCATGCGTCCGAGCGCTGGTCCCCAATCCAGTCCGTCGAAAAGATTCTCATATCGGTGATGAGCATGCTTGCGGAGCCTAATGACGAAAGCCCCGCGAATgtggaagcagccaagatgtggagggagaggagggcaGACTACGAGAAGAAGGTTCGGGATGGTGTTAGACGCATGCTGGGGTTATAG
- a CDS encoding heat shock protein DnaJ (similar to Cordyceps militaris CM01 XP_006672297.1) — protein MDDLSGLDWSKPTGSQPKPTGAPMPMNPSYPYPTLRPSPSPAGSGRSTPASISPNLGRSSSPAKPPAKAAQDSFSNLMNFGSAKAKQNLSLAERQAQLEADKKKKEEDKRKVTEAQFGNAQQWDALGSRAFTPSPSIPPPSSSKAAINDDDDLFAAFNKDTKVDKSSHYPAPDSHRATPVEEKKHLDLSSPSAWASSTAGINESNTNGGGFDDDDDPFGLNELKPSGQPKAAPRAPLDDDDDFLGDLGRPVEEVRMKQQQYPEPGKPIEQDEASSSEDDRLPSREQSQGPRGNTGASKEFDRAVAQLMDYGFSVEDARRGLAESGAGLNVQAAANWLLDDAHRKAKAKAQGRSSSTSSSRMHGQTEHQTGTHPGRGGEPDLAKSAAAMGSSFFKTANSLWKTGQKKMQQAVADFQQDGGDPNQPKWMRDAQQDRRQDSGRASHDVTDEAMALEGGGRPKPSRTNSRPTADPRLGLQQPRTSSPAAPSSGSQSRNSPVPRWQQSSSPAVSDAKSRLNRMKVEDDDSFFVSANRRKKTTPVPAEQPGQQKPEPDLLFNDDAPPRPSQPTPQRPAQKQTPQFMKQAQATPPASRKATPKPARQVPPISPSDLETSTKHRLAGTAQYKLGNYDGAHSLYSQSISALPETHPLRIVLLTNRALTAIKTGNMKQAVRDSDEALKLIGSGNGKGESVVIQGENGKEEARNMAELCGKAFSRKAEALEQMEKWEEAFSVWDRCVEAGLGGAAAIQGRSRCKDVSAPKQKTPVPKPKPAAKPRPTQTASASLAPKKDSEAVTRLRAANAAAAKEDDEKFALSDKIDAKVGAWRDGKRDNLRALLTSMDQVLWEDSGWKSVGLHELVMPNKVKISYLKAVTKTHPDKLPQTASTEVRLIAAMVFATLNESWDKFKQENGL, from the exons ATGGATGATCTCTCGGGCCTTGATTGGTCCAAACCGACGGGCTCGCAGCCCAAGCCCACCGGCGCCCCTATGCCCATGAATCCGTCTTATCCATACCCAACACTGCGACCGAGTCCGTCTCCAGCTGGATCAGGCCGTAGCACGCCTGCGTCGATATCACCAAACTTGGGGCGGTCGTCATCACCTGCAAAACCGCCGGCTAAAGCGGCGCAGGACAGCTTCAGCAACTTGATGAATTTCGGGTCAGCAAAGGCGAAACAGAACTTGTCTTTAGCCGAACGACAGGCACAACTTGAGgccgacaagaagaagaaggaagaggacaagAGAAAAGTGACAGAGGCGCAATTTGGCAACGCACAGCAATGGGATGCTCTGGGATCTCGCGCATTTACTCCGAGCCCCAGTATACCCCCGCCTTCCTCGTCAAAGGCAGCTATaaatgacgatgacgacctTTTTGCTGCGTTTAACAAGGATACCAAGGTGGATAAATCTAGTCACTATCCGGCCCCGGACTCACATCGCGCGACGCCTGTcgaagagaagaaacatTTGGACTTGAGCAGTCCAAGCGCTTGGGCTTCCTCAACCGCCGGCATCAACGAGAGTAATACAAACGGAGGCggctttgacgacgacgacgatcCGTTCGGCTTAAATGAGTTGAAACCAAGTGGTCAGCCTAAAGCTGCTCCACGAGCACCgcttgatgatgacgacgacttTCTTGGTGACCTTGGACGGCCGGTTGAAGAAGTTCGCATGAAACAACAGCAATACCCCGAGCCTGGTAAACCGATTGAGCAAGATGAGGCGAGTTCGTCGGAAGACGATCGCTTACCGTCAAGGGAACAATCGCAGGGACCGAGAGGGAATACCGGAGCGAGCAAGGAATTTGACCGCGCCGTGGCACAATTGATGGATTATGGATTCTCTGTCGAGGATGCTCGGCGCGGGTTGGCAGAGAGTGGTGCTGGGTTGAATGTACAAGCTGCAGCGAACTGGCTACTGGATGATGCCCACAGAAaggccaaagccaaggctCAAGGGCGGAGTTCTTCGACCAGCTCCTCTCGAATGCATGGCCAGACTGAGCATCAGACAGGCACTCATCCTGGACGTGGTGGTGAACCTGACTTGGCCAAATCTGCCGCGGCCATGGGTAGCAGCTTTTTCAAAACCGCGAACTCGTTGTGGAAAACCGGAcagaagaagatgcagcAAGCTGTAGCTGACTTCCAACAAGATGGAGGCGACCCAAACCAGCCGAAGTGGATGCGTGATGCGCAGCAAGATCGAAGGCAAGACAGCGGCCGAGCCAGTCACGATGTTACTGATGAAGCCATGGCTCTCGAAGGTGGAGGACGACCAAAGCCGAGCAGGACGAACAGTCGTCCGACAGCTGACCCTCGACTAGGGTTGCAACAACCACGCACGTCCTCACCCGCAGCACCTTCATCTGGCAGTCAGAGCCGCAATAGTCCCGTACCCCGTTGGCAACAGAGCTCATCTCCTGCGGTATCGGATGCTAAGTCAAGATTAAACAGAATgaaggttgaggatgatgattCATTCTTTGTCAGTGCCAACAGGAGAAAGAAAACTACTCCAGTACCAGCAGAACAACCCGGACAACAAAAACCGGAACCTGATTTACTGTTCAACGACGACGCgccaccaagaccatctcAGCCGACTCCTCAGCGTCCAGCTCAAAAACAAACTCCGCAATTCATGAAACAAGCGCAGGCTACTCCTCCGGCGTCAAGAAAGGCAACGCCAAAGCCAGCTCGACAAGTCCCTCCGATCAGCCCGTCAGACTTGGAAACATCAACCAAGCACCGACTCGCAGGGACTGCTCAATACAAGCTAGGAAACTACGACGGCGCTCACTCATTGTATTCCCAGTCCATATCTGCTCTCCCGGAGACACACCCGTTGAGGATTGTCCTCCTTACGAACCGTGCCCTGACGGCCATCAAAACTGGCAACATGAAACAGGCCGTCCGAGACTCTGACGAAGCACTGAAACTCATCGGTTCGGGGAATGGTAAAGGCGAAAGCGTTGTCATTCAGGGCGAGAATGGTAAAGAAGAGGCCAGAAATATGGCTGAGCTGTGCGGAAAGGCATTTTCTCGGAAGGCTGAAGCATTGGAACAAATGGAAAAGTGGGAGGAAGCCTTTTCGGTCTGGGATCGGTGTGTAGAAGCTGGGCTTGGCGGAGCAGCAGCCATCCAAGGTCGTTCACGGTGTAAAGACGTATCTGCACCGAAGCAAAAAACGCCAGTgccaaaaccaaaaccagcAGCGAAACCGAGACCTACGCAGACAGCATCGGCTAGCCTGGCACCAAAAAAGGACTCGGAGGCAGTTACTAGACTTCGTGCGGCTAATGCTGCGGCGGCTaaggaagacgacgaaaagtTTGCTCTCTCAGACAAGATTGATGCGAAGGTTGGAGCGTGGAGAGATGGAAAGAGAGACAACCTACGTGCTCTTCTTACAAGTATGGACCAAGTTCTCTGGGAGGATAGTGGATGGAAGTCGGTAGGCTTGCACGAGTTGGTCATGCccaacaaggtcaagatATCTTACTTGAAGGCGGTTACCAAGACACATCCAGACAAG CTTCCCCAAACGGCATCCACAGAGGTCCGACTCATTGCAGCTATGGTATTCGCCACTCTGAACGAAAGCTGGGACAAATTCAAACAGGAGAATGGGCTATAA
- a CDS encoding para-nitrobenzyl esterase (similar to Pyrenophora tritici-repentis Pt-1C-BFP XP_001940032.1) → MKAISLLVAASAVASATTNPVVHDAKRDISYRGLNRNGIEVFLNIPYGQDTGGKNRFKPPRPHVSPRGSSIDATAYGSACPQALGPWVPPISLTNITKISENCLNLNIARPKGGCAKGKKLPVLVYIHGGSFWAGSNEEITIRPDGMILESVKNGLPVIHVAMNYRLGFFGFAQSDALRKEGSENAGLRDQRLALEWVRDNIAQFGGDPDKVTIFGQSSGGLSIGMHIMAYGGSKRPPFQQAIAESQALEPGITGKFTINAMKLLVDYIGCNKTGLHAKETIQCLRNFDMDKLLNASLTTYQSDTAHNIGDIWLPSVDGDFLPAAPSQLIKEHRFSKITTMMGWCDDDVTFFTDPSITTSNDTYNFLRAYAPDVSVKNINKLMTMYPASEFPANKAANVSSEFYRSARIFRDIIMTCQPIGYAEQIAAAGNTVYLYDWNQTILDPFLTQVAHRPGMGPIHTSEFAYIFGNLSHYDTGDYKFDPSPSDYKLRDRGSRSWSTFASTGKPGLKGRNTFQGFTPAFAQKGQTNIFVVGGPNEGLSAIDGPKAHPAIKQQKLRERCAFINSPEMINQLKY, encoded by the exons ATGAAGGCCATATCCCTCCTCGTCGCCGCGTCGGCTGTCGCCAGCGCAACCACAAACCCCGTGGTCCACGACGCCAAACGGGACATCAGCTACCGAGGTCTCAATCGCAACGGCATCGAAGTCTTTCTTAATATCCCATATGGCCAGGATACAGGCGGCAAGAACCGTTTCAAACCGCCTCGCCCGCATGTTTCCCCACGGGGTAGCTCCATTGATGCGACTGCCTATGGATCTGCTTGTCCCCAGGCGTTAGGGCCGTGGGTGCCTCCGATTTCGTTGACAAACATCACAAAGATCTCGGAGAATTGCCTGAATTTGAATATTGCGAGGCCGAAAGGCGGTTGTGCAAAGGGGAAGAAGCTGCCTGTGTTGGTTTATATTCACGGTGGGAGTTTTTGGGCTGGTAGTAATGAGGAGATTACGATTCGACCGGATGGCATGATTTTGGAGAGTGTGAAGAATGGATTGCCGGTGATTCATGTAGCAATGAATTACCGCTTGGGCT TTTTTGGATTCGCACAGTCCGATGCTCTCCGAAAAGAAGGATCTGAGAATGCTGGTTTGAGAGATCAACGACTGGCGCTCGAATGGGTTCGTGATAATATTGCGCAGTTTGGCGGTGATCCAGACAAAGTCACCATCTTTGGCCAATCTTCCGGCG GTCTCTCCATCGGCATGCACATCATGGCGTACGGCGGCTCCAAACGACCTCCCTTCCAGCAAGCCATCGCCGAAAGCCAAGCTCTCGAGCCCGGCATCACTGGCAAATTCACAATCAACGCTATGAAACTCCTCGTCGACTACATTGGGTGCAACAAGACAGGCCTCCACGCCAAAGAAACCATCCAATGTCTTCGCAactttgacatggacaagctGCTCAACGCTTCACTCACCACGTACCAGTCAGATACCGCCCACAACATCGGCGATATTTGGCTCCCTTCTGTGGACGGTGATTTTCTACCCGCTGCTCCCTCACAACTCATCAAGGAGCATCGGTTCTCcaaaatcaccaccatgATGGGCTGgtgcgacgacgacgtcacCTTCTTCACGGACCCGagcatcaccacctccaacgACACTTACAACTTCCTCAGGGCCTACGCACCAGACGTGTCAGTCAAGAacatcaacaagctcatGACAATGTATCCCGCGTCAGAATTCCCCGCCAACAAAGCGGCCAATGTATCGAGCGAATTCTACCGCTCCGCCAGAATCTTCAGAGACATCATCATGACGTGCCAGCCCATCGGGTACGCGGAGCAAATTGCTGCCGCCGGCAACACCGTCTACCTGTACGACTGGAACCAGACCATTCTCGATCCCTTCCTCACACAGGTCGCCCACCGACCGGGCATGGGCCCCATTCACACCTCTGAATTCGCTTACATCTTCGGCAATCTCTCGCACTACGACACCGGCGACTACAAGTTCGACCCCAGCCCGTCAGACTACAAACTCAGAGACAGGGGCTCGCGATCATGGTCCACGTTCGCCAGCACAGGTAAGCCCGGTCTCAAGGGGCGCAACACTTTCCAGGGCTTCACACCGGCGTTTGCGCAAAAGGGCCAGACGAATATCTTTGTGGTTGGTGGTCCGAACGAGGGCTTGTCAGCAATTGATGGACCAAAAGCTCATCCTGCTATCAAACAACAAAAATTGAGAGAAAGATGCGCCTTTATTAATTCGCCAGAGATGATTAACCAATTAAAGTATTAA
- a CDS encoding benzoylformate decarboxylase (similar to Metarhizium acridum CQMa 102 XP_007812410.1) yields MLATTIRSPPSVEDYIPLSDYQSQTPESFSDGKPVLHFHLKGAVASIPKSQCGTLTIFPTDSPSAENAVARTNGDAEELVEQKVDVFVNSEHFTIFSEKTESGVSIPYPSISIHAVKQVTAQDGSNTPAIWMQLEFSDGGADDDDFNTVELTIVPPSSESPGAAQQLYDAIANCSNLHPDPINGDEEEEDDYDRIVFEGNTEQEPVDGFTGVLRGAADGGLPPPMPGSGGWITAENVHEYFDQDGNWIKGGAEGEEDGEEEPGEGAGRTRPREELEADGVNGDDAETKRPRVE; encoded by the exons atgctcGCCACGACAATACGGTCGCCTCCTTCAGTGGAAGACTACATCCCCCTATCCGATTATCAATCACAAACGCCAGAATCATTCAGCGACGGCAAGCCCGTGCTGCACTTCCACCTCAAAGGCGCTGTCGCATCCATTCCCAAATCGCAATGCGGCACACTCACCATCTTCCCTACCGACTCGCCCTCCGCTGAGAATGCTGTCGCCAGAACAAACGGTGATGCCGAGGAATTGGTTGAGCAAAAGGTAGACGTGTTTGTAAACTCAGA acacttcacAATCTTCAGCGAAAAGACAGAATCAGGCGTCTCAATACCCTacccatccatctccatccacgCAGTAAAACAAGTTACCGCGCAAGATGGCTCCAACACCCCCGCCATTTGGATGCAGCTCGAGTTCTCAGACGGCGGagccgacgatgacgacttcaACACCGTGGAGCTGACGATTGTGCCCCCGTCGAGCGAATCACCCGGTGCTGCGCAGCAGCTATACGACGCGATTGCCAATTGCTCAAACCTGCACCCCGACCCGATTAACggtgacgaagaagaagaggacgacTACGATCGCATTGTGTTCGAGGGCAACACGGAACAAGAGCCTGTTGACGGCTTCACAGGGGTTTTGCGAGGTGCCGCGGACGGGGGACTGCCACCGCCTATGCCAGGGAGTGGCGGCTGGATTACCGCGGAAAATGTTCACGAGTATTTTGACCAGGATGGGAATTGGATCAAGGGCGGTGCAGAGGGTGAGGAagatggtgaagaggagCCGGGTGAGGGGGCAGGCAGGACGAGACCGCGGGAGGAGCTTGAAGCCGATGGGGTGAATGGGGATGATGCCGAGACAAAACGACCGAGGGTTGAGTAG
- a CDS encoding WSC domain-containing protein (similar to Cordyceps militaris CM01 XP_006672300.1), giving the protein MLKSVALSAGLIAGANAFWRMECPGRVGLARIDPIVNPDEASPHAHSIHGSSGFSEGAKTSDLLAGDCTSCRVTQDKSAYWTPSLYFQDAKTGKFEIVPQVGGMLAYYLLYGNNITAFPPGFQMISGSNERRSYTVGDPSKPDPDKSQWAALGQTKQEDLAQRAIGFNCLNYAKTPEGTLYRHYLPEKAYLDQHCTDGIRLELMFPSCWKGGDATDSKNHKDHMAFPDLVMTGNCPPGYPVRTPSMLFETIWNTYAFKNRDGKFVFSNGDVTGYGYHGDFMMGWDSDFLQQAVNTCTNPSGRIQDCPLFNVVDESKATSCKMKKGLLGSLFKEDVLGPMVSLPGGVKVGVGNDEDNQPATTSIKQAPTLTYRPGDKPSTPGAPLPGQAFKEGSNSSPKPQPTTTSYAAGAQAIDTTPAPPPPASPSAQPSYFSTEYITNGNQVTKILWEEKFVTVVEYGDSPAPTPNAGANYRRRHVHRGHGHGKF; this is encoded by the exons ATGCTCAAGTCCGTGGCCTTGTCTGCAGGCCTCATCGCGGGCGCCAATGCCTTTTGGCGTATGGAATGCCCTGGACGTGTTGGCCTTGCTCGAATTGACCCCATTGTCAACCCAGATGAGGCCTCGCCTCATGCACACTCTATTCATGGATCCAGTG GCTTCTCAGAGGGTGCTAAAACCTCTGATCTACTTGCGGGCGACTGCACTTCGTGCCGTGTTACTCAAGACAAGTCTGCCTACTGGACTCCAAGTCTCTACTTCCAAGATGCGAAGACCGGGAAATTTGAGATTGTTCCCCAAGTTGGTGGAATGCTGGC CTACTACCTACTTTACGGTAACAATATCACCGCCTTCCCCCCAGGATTCCAAATGATCTCCGGAAGCAATGAACGGCGGAGCTACACAGTCGGCGACCCAAGCAAGCCAGATCCTGATAAGTCGCAATGGGCCGCCCTTGGCCAGACGAAGCAGGAAGACTTGGCTCAGCGTGCAATTGGATTCAACTGCCTCAACTACGCAAAGACCCCTGAAGGCACTCTTTACCGCCATTACCTTCCTGAAAAGGCCTATCTTGACCAGCACTGCACTGATGGTATCAGACTCGAACTCATGTTCCCATCCTGCTGGAAGGGCGGCGACGCCACCGACAGCAAGAACCACAAGGACCACATGGCATTCCCCGACCTGGTCATGACTGGTAACTGCCCACCAGGATACCCAGTTCGAACCCCCAGCATGCTCTTTGAGACAATTTGGAACACCTACGCCTTCAAGAACCGCGACGGCAAATTTGTCTTCTCCAACGGTGACGTTACTG GTTACGGCTACCATGGAGATTTCATGATGGGTTGGGATTCCGACTTCCTCCAGCAAGCTGTCAACACCTGCACCAACCCTTCTGGACGCATTCAGGACTGCCCCCTTTTCAACGTTGTGGATGAGAGCAAGGCTACATcatgcaagatgaagaaaggTCTCCTAGGTTCCTTGTTTAAGGAGGATGTACTTGGTCCCATGGTCAGCTTGCCCGGTGGAGTGAAGGTTGGCGTTGGTAACGATGAAGACAACCAGCCTGCTACGACCTCGATCAAACAGGCCCCTACTCTTACTTACCGTCCAGGTGACAAGCCATCTACTCCCGGCGCTCCTCTTCCTGGCCAAGCTTTCAAGGAGGGCAGCAACTCCTCACCGAAGCCTCAGCCCACCACAACCTCATACGCTGCGGGGGCGCAAGCCATTGACACAACacccgctcctcctcctcctgcgTCTCCATCTGCTCAACCCAGCTATTTCAGCACAGAGTACATCACCAATGGCAACCAGGTTACCAAGATTCTCTGGGAAGAGAAATTCGTCACTGTTGTGGAATACGGCGACTCGCCAGCCCCTACGCCCAATGCCGGCGCGAACTATCGACGTCGTCATGTTCACCGGGGACACGGTCACGGCAAATTTTAA
- a CDS encoding fungal zn(2)-Cys(6) binuclear cluster domain-containing protein produces MSRQLRPLLPATARSTQDPDPALDAAGPSAGKRKKSTIAACEACRRRKTRCNGRRPNCQLCLSRGSECVYATDPAETHGQALKRKYGAQEERRNAHEEFYHLLRSRSEETVAAILQRVRAGASVDAIVQHVHSGDLLLQLAVSPDRRYHYSLGRVLNIPDFLMSASSCYMTSLVFRKISDPQWQWPWPSLQTRTGLLPNTMDYRAMYDAPFHVAQMVDVDVDAAKPSMWTNVSSDDELLRDLLKSYFTHEYLFFPFFHKDSFLQDMVSGRRRFCSSLLVNAILAASCHGHNKLPDRTEFWNPASLSYRFMAETRRLWELEADKKTITKVQAAMILHLEYNKNGLDKIGWSYCLQAVATAEEMGLLTTYLHPSCPKWRTAQEITAWIVFTWQGLQCFHFDRPPLVTAHPKIELPDSPESYGEVWVKYPTAYAPVPLHFSQIFKAICEFRTIMNDIMCSVFPPFSASKEGKIMLSAAQSAEYHGRLRCWYEQLPSFLNPRNLIIPIHFDVHMHYWFTTARLFEQVDVVEGENADSPPKQESPGEIVTHALANLQTLIRLYYSCHGNDTYNMFLIAMCSYIGFGALHNISSLNESAALIREAHESTALLCAGVLHAQSKNAYLSNIVFRLMQQSLPATVATELARFFHIGDVDQAKMAIMSRHIQSAWPVHVALMPGDINDRRLDNLLHAIRELSVDEDDKKVSREGSTDILES; encoded by the exons ATGTCGCGCCAGCTTCGCCCTCTGCTTCCAGCAACAGCCAGAAGTACGCAGGATCCTGATCCCGCTTTAGATGCCGCTGGGCCGTCGGCGGGGAAGCGCAAGAAGTCAACAATCGCCGCCTGCGAGGCATGCCGCAGGCGAAAGACAAGG TGTAATGGCCGGCGGCCGAACTGCCAGCTCTGCCTCTCCCGTGGTTCTGAGTGCGTTTATGCTACAGATCCGGCCGAGACGCACGGCCAGGCGTTGAAGCGCAAGTACGGTGCACAGGAGGAGAGGCGCAACGCTCACGAGGAGTTCTACCACTTGCTCCGCTCCCGCTCAGAGGAGACTGTGGCTGCGATACTGCAGCGTGTCCGCGCGGGGGCCAGCGTTGATGCCATCGTGCAGCATGTCCACTCTGGCGACCTACTCCTCCAGCTTGCCGTCAGCCCCGACAGGCGTTATCACTACAGCCTGGGCCGTGTGCTCAACATTCCAGACTTCTTGATGTCAGCCAGTAGCTGCTACATGACATCGCTCGTCTTTCGGAAAATCTCCGATCCCCagtggcaatggccatggccatcgcTGCAGACCAGGACGGGCCTCTTGCCTAACACGATGGACTATCGCGCCATGTACGATGCGCCATTCCACGTTGCGCAGATGGTTGATGTCGACGTGGATGCGGCTAAGCCGTCGATGTGGACCAACGTCTCGTCTGACGACGAACTGCTCCGTGATCTTTTGAAGTCTTACTTCACACACGAATacctcttctttcccttctttcACAAGGACTCCTTTCTCCAGGACATGGTTTCCGGCCGACGTCGGTTCTGCTCGTCACTACTTGTAAACGCTATTCTCGCGGCCAGCTGT CATGGCCACAACAAACTCCCCGACCGGACTGAGTTCTGGAACCCGGCGTCTCTATCTTACCGCTTTATGGCCGAGACGCGCCGCCTCTGGGAGCTGGAGGCGGACAAAAAGACGATTACCAAAGTGCAGGCGGCTATGATTCTCCACCTTGAATACAACAAGAACGGGCTGGACAAGATAGGTTGGTCTTACTGCCTCCAAGCGGTAGCCACTGCCGAGGAAATGGGCCTCCTCACCACCTATCTCCACCCAAGTTGTCCAAAGTGGAGGACCGCGCAAGAGATAACAGCGTGGATCGTCTTCACATGGCAAGG TCTTCAATGCTTCCATTTTGATCGGCCGCCGCTCGTTACAGCACACCCTAAGATAGAACTCCCAGATAGTCCAGAGTCTTATGGAGAAGTCTGGGTGAAGTATCCCACGGCTTACGCGCCGGTGCCTCTCCATTTTAGCCAGATCTTCAAGGCTATATGCGAATTTCGCACTATTATGAACGATATCATGTGCAGTGTATTTCCTCCGTTTTCAGCATCAAAAGAGGGGAAGATAATGCTTTCTGCGGCCCAATCAGCGGAGTACCACGGTAGGCTACGGTGTTGGTATGAGCAACTGCCAAGCTTCCTCAACCCACGGAACCTGATTATTCCAATACATTTCGATGTACA CATGCACTATTGGTTTACCACAGCCCGACTGTTTGAACAAGTCGACGTAGTGGAAGGTGAAAACGCCGACTCTCCGCCAAAGCAGGAGAGTCCCGGCGAGATTGTTACACATGCGCTGGCAAACCTCCAAACACTCATACGGCTCTACTACTCTTGCCATGGCAACGACACGTACAACATGTTTCTCATTGCCATGTGCTCGTACATCGGCTTCGGCGCGCTTCATAACATCTCCTCCCTAAACGAGTCGGCCGCCCTGATCCGCGAGGCTCACGAGTCAACAGCGCTTCTATGCGCCGGCGTACTTCACGCCCAGAGTAAGAACGCCTACCTGTCTAACATCGTCTTTCGCCTTATGCAACAGAGTCTACCCGCCACCGTAGCTACCGAGCTGGCCCGCTTCTTCCATATCGGCGATGTGGACCAAGCTAAGATGGCTATCATGTCGCGCCACATCCAGTCGGCCTGGCCAGTACATGTAGCGCTGATGCCAGGTGATATTAATGATCGTCGGCTAGACAATTTACTCCACGCTATTAGGGAGCTTTCGGtcgacgaagacgacaagaAAGTGTCCAGGGAAGGGTCGACAGATATCCTGGAGAGTTAA